Proteins from a single region of Pseudarthrobacter sp. NIBRBAC000502772:
- a CDS encoding GntR family transcriptional regulator, with protein sequence MAAPEGLFALEGRPTAQLIADQLREQIVQGTFRPGDQINESVLASQLHTSRGPVREALQRLCQEGILVSRRNRGVFVLELATDDIREIYAVRQAVESTAADALLDAGQQQVNDTCRELQAIISDMAKQVAVSDWQAIARLDMEFHTSFVAGAGNSRLIRIYETLAAESRMCILNLAVAYPRIDVLVQEHQILLDLLESGDKEALHKAIKRHLETAVDDLTASSRGSDVTG encoded by the coding sequence ATGGCGGCACCGGAAGGGCTCTTTGCACTGGAGGGAAGGCCTACGGCGCAGCTGATCGCTGATCAGCTGCGTGAACAAATCGTTCAGGGTACGTTCCGTCCGGGAGACCAGATCAATGAATCTGTCCTGGCAAGCCAGCTACACACATCCAGGGGCCCGGTCCGTGAGGCGTTGCAGCGGCTGTGCCAGGAGGGAATCCTGGTCAGCCGCCGTAACAGGGGCGTCTTCGTCCTTGAACTCGCTACCGATGACATCAGGGAGATCTACGCAGTCCGCCAGGCGGTGGAATCAACTGCCGCTGACGCGCTGCTCGATGCCGGCCAGCAGCAGGTCAACGACACATGCCGCGAACTGCAGGCCATCATCAGTGACATGGCCAAGCAGGTTGCTGTTTCGGACTGGCAGGCGATTGCCCGGCTCGATATGGAATTCCACACCTCCTTCGTGGCCGGTGCGGGCAACTCCCGGCTGATCCGGATCTACGAAACCCTCGCAGCCGAATCCAGGATGTGCATCCTGAACCTGGCCGTCGCCTACCCGCGGATAGACGTCCTGGTGCAGGAACACCAGATCCTGCTGGATCTGCTCGAAAGCGGGGACAAGGAAGCACTCCACAAAGCCATCAAACGCCACCTGGAAACGGCCGTGGACGATCTCACAGCATCCA